The Colias croceus chromosome 23, ilColCroc2.1 genome window below encodes:
- the LOC123702485 gene encoding putative nuclease HARBI1 yields MHALRLLKAAHDEELWLRRQKRNASRRSLETINEMPEQLFQERFRLSKKTFSELCCSLRNETNIRGTKEIPLEVKVLCALSFFATGSYQRIVGVTQHLPQRTTSRCIRQVVEALNSPRIVKKWIVFPQTHQERTRIRQEFQRKFQLPGVIGCIDCTHISIVKPHIDEQNYFNRKGYHSLNVQMICDDNLKIINVNAKYGGATHDSFIWSSSEVEPYMRGLHENGELTWLLGDSGYPQRAWLMTPILNAEPGSRAEVYTTRHLQARNCIERCFGLLKARWRCLLKHRTLHYHPRVASEVTIACCVLHNIALDAKLPPPNNMAEQQEDGDEPSVGVGPISSNQDELMSGRIMLNNLVNRLV; encoded by the exons atgcacGCTTTGAGACTTTTAAAAGCTGCGCACGATGAAGAACTTTGGCTCAGgcgccaaaaaagaaatgcgTCCAGACGGAGTTTAGAGACAATCAATGAAATGCCGGAACAATTGTTTCAGGAGCGTTTTAGGTTAAGTAAAAAAACTTTTAGCGAGCTTTGCTGCAGCCTACGTAACGAAACAAACATACGGGGGACTAAAGAAATTCCTTTGGAAGTAAAG GTTCTTTGCGCTCTGAGTTTCTTCGCAACGGGATCCTATCAGAGAATTGTGGGTGTCACACAACATTTGCCACAACGCACTACAAGTAGATGCATTAGGCAAGTTGTGGAGGCACTCAACAGTCCTCggatagtgaaaaaatggaTAGTTTTCCCTCAAACACACCAAGAAAGAACAAGAATTCGACAAGA ATTTCAAAGGAAATTTCAATTGCCAGGGGTAATTGGATGCATAGATTGCACTCACATATCAATTGTAAAACCCCACATAGATGAacagaattattttaacagaaaAGGATACCATTCCTTAAATGTGCAAATG atatgtgatgataatttaaagattATCAATGTCAATGCAAAATATGGTGGAGCCACGCATGATTCCTTCATATGGTCATCCAGTGAAGTGGAACCATACATGCGTGGACTTCACGAAAATGGTGAATTGACGTGGCTATTAG gtGATTCTGGATACCCACAGAGAGCGTGGCTGATGACACCAATTTTAAATGCCGAACCAGGTTCTCGAGCAGAGGTGTACACTACACGCCATTTACAGGCACGCAATTGTATTGAACGATGTTTTGGTTTATTGAAGGCTCGTTGGAGATGCTTGCTGAAGCATCGTACACTCCATTACCATCCTCGTGTTGCCAGTGAGGTAACTATTGCATGTTGTGTTCTGCACAATATTGCACTGGATGCTAAATTACCTCCCCCTAATAATATGGCTGAGCAACAAGAGGATGGTGATGAACCGAGTGTTGGGGTTGGACCCATTTCCAGCAACCAAGATGAGCTGATGAGTGGCAGAATAATgctaaataatttagttaatagaTTAGTTTAG
- the LOC123702488 gene encoding piggyBac transposable element-derived protein 3-like — MKKAVPRGSHEERTSTFDGIDMACVTWKDNKIVTLLSTYVGAAPVSSVTRYDKSKKEKVEISCPKIVQEYNKHMGGVDLMDSFLGRFHIPIRSKKWYLRIFFHLLDLTVINSWIVYKKNAASRNIPNKYILSMGNFRNELAHVLCTIGADTETKRGRPSTSLLETEIQAKRKRGPAHVAPPKDIRRDGIDHWPIVGGSLRCKYPQCKGYSTISCSKCGVNLCLNKNNNCFGNYHKN, encoded by the exons ATGAAGAAGGCAGTGCCAAGAGGCAGTCATGAAGAAAGAACATCAACATTTGATGGGATTGATATGGCTTGTGTCACCTGGAAGGACAACAAAATTGTAACTCTTTTATCAACTTATGTTGGTGCAGCACCAGTGTCTAGTGTCACTAGGTATGACAAGTCCAAAAAGGAAAAGGTAGAAATTAGTTGTCCAAAAATTGTCCAGGAATATAACAAACATATGGGGGGTGTGGACCTTATGGATAGTTTTTTAGGAAGGTTCCACATTCCCATCAGGTCAAAAAAGTGGTACTTGCGCATCTTCTTCCATCTCCTGGATTTGACAGTAATTAATTCTTGGATAGTGTACAAGAAAAATGCAGCAAGTAGAAATataccaaataaatatatactttctATGGGTAATTTTCGCAATGAATTAGCCCATGTTTTGTGCACTATTGGAGCTGATACAGAAACAAAAAGAGGTCGTCCCAGTACCAGTTTATTagaaactgaaatccaagcaAAAAGGAAGAGGGGACCAGCACATGTGGCTCCACCAAAAGATATAAGAAGGGATGGAATAGATCACTGGCCAATAGTTGGTGGCTCACTGCGTTGTAAGTACCCACAATGTAAGGGATATTCTACAATAAGTTGCAGCAAGTGTGGTGTCAatctttgtttaaataaaaataacaactgCTTTGG GAATtaccataaaaattaa
- the LOC123702479 gene encoding uncharacterized protein LOC123702479: protein MDCSPAPVDNSSARKRIAQPEKWKRNLAKVTRYSPKTLAVRPLCNHKKKFECRSLSMMDVKSFFETFYKFKDKRSQDAFILKHCTVKPVKRHRPKNSKYTPKSSQTTYFVYSTTLKKRLPVCQTFFLNVLQIKKYRIQTIMKEYFEKGTLLNEKRGGDRVSHKNVEKKRAVMSFIEKLHCEEPHYCRGNTKRLYLSAELSINKLYRIYNSQADSELKVKPSYFRNIFNRHYNLGFGSPRTDVCSICLQFTEKMKTEKLVNIRNDLIIKHRIHKLKAKAFFGYVKEEKPDLLTLSFDCEKNLSLPKTPDQSAYYSRQINFFNFTIVQGSSKSKLDSSNVFAYCWSENLFPKASNQISSAIYHRLQNTNLAGIKTVRLIADGCAGQNKNSTVLGMCAKWLSETPQVKSLELIFPIVGHSFIPPDRVFARIEKEIRKREIIANPEEYHEIIKDFATVIKLGDECKVYDWKDAVGTNLKPVGRWHFKFKSCKRYELKRSKKEGNVLVKGMLHYKHDDGVFKTVNRPGVLSSSLNPQEIFATNEVSVAKAKDVNNLLTNHYGENWREIERLNFYVPLLSNSISINEDTLEDSSEIICEPQETPTGCYV, encoded by the exons ATGGATTGTTCTCCTGCACCTGTTGATAATAGTTCGGCAAGAAAACGTATAGCTCAACCCGAAAAGTGGAAGAGAAATTTGGCCAAAGTAACAAG GTATTCTCCGAAAACACTTGCTGTGAGGCCGTTATGTAATCATAAGAAGAAGTTTGAATGCAGATCACTTTCGATGATGGATGTAAAATCgttttttgaaacattttataagtttaaagACAAAAGGAGTCAAGacgcatttattttaaaacactgTACAGTGAAACCGGTTAAACGGCATCGTCCAAAAAATAGTAAGTACACGCCGAAATCTTCTCAAACAACATACTTCGTGTACAGCACCACACTGAAAAAGCGATTGCCTGTTtgtcaaactttttttttaaatgtgcttcagattaaaaaatatagaatccAAACTATAATGAAAGAATACTTTGAAAAGGGAACATTACTCAATGAGAAAAGAGGTGGTGACCGGGTTTCCCATAAAAATGTGGAAAAAAAACGTGCCGTGATGAGTTTCATAGAGAAACTACATTGTGAAGAGCCCCATTATTGCCGTGGAAACACAAAAAGGCTATACTTATCAGCGGAGTTAAGTATAAACAAACTTTACCGAATCTATAATTCCCAGGCTGACAGCGAGTTAAAAGTTAAGCCATCATATTTCCGCAATATCTTTAACAGACATTATAATTTGGGCTTCGGATCTCCTCGTACTGATGTCTGCTCAATTTGCCTACAGTTTACCGAAAAAATGAAAACAGAGAAACTTGTTAACATCCGTAacgatttaattattaaacatagaATCCATAAATTAAAGGCTAAAGCTTTTTTTGGCTATGTAAAGGAGGAAAAACCGGACTTACTTACATTATCATTCGATTGCGAGAAAAATCTATCTTTACCTAAAACCCCAGACCAATCAGCATATTATTCGcgtcaaataaatttttttaactttaccaTTGTACAAGGTTCGTCAAAAAGTAAACTGGATTCTTCAAATGTATTTGCATATTGCTGGTCGGAAAACTTGTTTCCCAAAGcatcaaatcaaatttcatcGGCTATTTACCATcgattacaaaatacaaatttagcTGGTATCAAGACAGTTCGCCTCATTGCCGATGGATGTGCTGGCCAGAACAAAAATTCTACTGTTCTGGGAATGTGTGCAAAGTGGCTGTCGGAAACTCCTCAAGTAAAAAGTTTAGAGCTTATATTCCCCATAGTGGGACATTCATTCATACCCCCTGATAGAGTATTTGCAAGAATTGAGAAAGAAATTAGGAAAAGGGAGATTATAGCAAATCCGGAAGAGTATCATGAGATTATAAAAGATTTCGCTACAGTAATAAAGTTAGGTGATGAATGTAAAGTATATGACTGGAAAGATGCTGTTGGGACTAATTTGAAGCCGGTAGGCAGGtggcattttaaatttaaaagctgCAAGAGATATGAATTAAAGAGATCTAAAAAGGAGGGAAATGTTTTGGTTAAAGGAATGCTCCACTACAAACACGATGATGGCGTATTTAAAACAGTAAATCGACCTGGTGTGTTATCATCAAGTCTTAATCCTCAAGAAATTTTCGCAACGAACGAAGTCAGCGTTGCAAAGGCCAAAGATGTAAACAATTTACTGACTAATCATTATGGGGAAAATTGGAGGGAAATCGAGCGATTAAATTTCTATGTGCCGTTACTATCTAATTCAATTAGTATCAATGAAGATACTTTGGAAGATTCTTCGGAAATTATTTGTGAGCCACAAGAAACACCTACCGGTTGTTATGTttga